A region from the uncultured Macellibacteroides sp. genome encodes:
- the tnpB gene encoding IS66 family insertion sequence element accessory protein TnpB (TnpB, as the term is used for proteins encoded by IS66 family insertion elements, is considered an accessory protein, since TnpC, encoded by a neighboring gene, is a DDE family transposase.) has protein sequence MFSLGDSNRYLLYSEPTDMRKSFHTLSGLVTNRMGSNPHNGEVFIFINKSRNRIKLLHWEPGGMVIYCKMLDRGTFVLPDCSSVNNASYPMQWRDLVLLVEGIMEKPDSRQTRLEHLRNL, from the coding sequence ATGTTTAGTCTGGGTGACAGTAACCGCTACCTACTATATAGCGAGCCTACGGATATGCGAAAAAGCTTCCACACATTAAGTGGCCTTGTTACGAACAGGATGGGTTCAAATCCTCATAACGGGGAAGTGTTCATCTTTATTAATAAGAGCCGTAACCGTATCAAACTGCTTCATTGGGAACCAGGAGGAATGGTGATATACTGCAAGATGCTGGACCGAGGTACCTTCGTATTACCAGATTGTTCTTCAGTGAATAATGCGTCATACCCGATGCAATGGCGTGACCTGGTTCTTCTGGTGGAAGGAATCATGGAGAAACCCGATAGTAGGCAAACCCGACTGGAACATCTGAGAAATCTGTAA
- the cas2 gene encoding CRISPR-associated endonuclease Cas2, which produces MERFSEYRIMWVLVFFDLPTETKKERKIYADFRKKIISDGFTMFQFSIYVRHCASKENADVHIIRVKSILPEKGHIGILCITDKQFASMEIFYGRKEKKVQAVGQQLELF; this is translated from the coding sequence ATGGAACGATTCAGTGAATATAGAATTATGTGGGTACTCGTGTTTTTTGATTTACCAACAGAAACAAAGAAAGAACGTAAAATCTATGCGGATTTTCGTAAAAAAATTATATCCGATGGTTTTACGATGTTTCAGTTTTCTATTTATGTGCGTCACTGTGCGAGTAAAGAAAATGCAGATGTTCATATAATTCGTGTAAAGTCCATATTACCAGAAAAAGGACATATTGGAATTTTATGCATAACAGACAAACAGTTTGCTAGTATGGAGATATTTTATGGTAGAAAAGAAAAGAAAGTTCAAGCTGTTGGTCAACAACTTGAACTGTTTTAA
- the cas1 gene encoding type II CRISPR-associated endonuclease Cas1, which translates to MIKKTLYFGNPVYLSLRNTQLVLRLPEIEKNDTVSDSFKKESERTIPIEDIGVIILDHKQITITHGLLEMLLENNCAIITCDSSHLPVGLMLPLCGNTTQSERFREQIDASIPLKKQLWQQTIKSKIENQAFLLEDTRRVIVNNMRIWANDVKSGDPDNYEARAAVYYWANLFPHISDFTRHREGVAPNALLNYGYAILRAIVAKSLVSSGLLPTLGIHHHNKYNAYCLADDIMEPYRPFVDKLIVELPENELRGENLTSELKMKLLSIPVLDVVINGKRSPLMIAVSQTTASLYKCFSGEVRKISYPEWG; encoded by the coding sequence ATGATTAAAAAAACATTGTACTTTGGAAATCCAGTCTATTTGAGTCTTCGAAATACACAGTTAGTGTTACGATTACCTGAAATAGAAAAGAATGACACGGTGTCCGATTCCTTTAAAAAGGAGTCGGAACGTACCATTCCTATAGAAGATATTGGCGTAATTATATTGGACCATAAACAAATTACAATTACCCATGGGCTGTTGGAAATGCTCCTTGAAAATAATTGCGCTATAATTACCTGTGACTCTTCACATCTACCTGTTGGACTTATGCTGCCTCTTTGTGGTAATACAACCCAGAGCGAGCGATTCAGAGAACAAATTGATGCCTCAATCCCTCTTAAAAAACAATTATGGCAACAAACAATCAAGTCTAAAATTGAAAATCAAGCTTTTCTTTTGGAAGATACGAGGAGAGTCATAGTTAATAATATGAGGATATGGGCAAATGATGTAAAAAGCGGTGATCCTGATAATTATGAGGCCCGAGCTGCAGTTTATTACTGGGCAAATCTGTTTCCTCATATTTCTGATTTTACAAGGCATCGAGAGGGTGTAGCTCCAAATGCATTACTCAATTACGGATATGCCATACTTCGTGCCATAGTTGCGAAGTCATTAGTGAGCAGTGGACTTTTGCCAACACTTGGAATTCACCATCATAATAAATATAACGCTTATTGTTTGGCAGACGATATTATGGAACCTTATCGTCCGTTTGTCGATAAATTGATAGTAGAATTACCAGAGAATGAATTAAGGGGTGAGAATCTGACTTCAGAATTAAAGATGAAGTTGCTGTCAATACCTGTCTTAGATGTTGTAATTAATGGAAAACGCAGTCCTTTAATGATTGCTGTTTCACAGACCACGGCTTCTTTATATAAATGTTTTAGTGGAGAAGTAAGAAAGATTAGTTATCCCGAATGGGGTTAA
- a CDS encoding type II CRISPR RNA-guided endonuclease Cas9 — protein sequence MTKILGLDLGTNSIGWAIVQKDDEGSYKNIINAGSRIIPMDAETMKNFNNGITQTQTSERTRLRGVRRLLERSLLRRERIHRLLNTMNFLPVHYAEKIDFVNRLGKFIGEEEPKYAYKKDELGKSQFIFINSFTEMLKDFQMHQPELVQNNKKVPYDWTIYYLRKKALDKAITKEELGWIILQFNNKRGYYQLRGEEDETIKEGKKEEYFALKVIRVEADNSSSGKNGEIWYNVFLENGWIYRRTSKIPLDWVGKIKEFIVTTDIDENGNALKDKEGKEKRKFRAPAENDWTLLKKKTESDLGKSGKTVGSYIYDTLLETPDQKIKGGLIRTIERKFYKCELIAILNKQKEFHPELNDKMIYSKCVEELYRSNESRRLSVANYDFTRFITEDVIFYQRPLKSKKSLIENCSFERRCFVDPVTKELAYSPIKCIAKSHPLFQEFRLWQFIKNLRIIEREKMVGDTMKFDQDVTPEFFPTQEEYVLLFDWLNEHKEIDQKGFLKYPVLGLKKNIDKYRWNYVEDKAYPCNETRSVLKTRLNKAGNIPAEFFDKDTEESLWHILYSVEDKYDIEKALTSFAIKKELNEEQKVAFVEQFKNFPPFKKEYGSYSAKAIKKLLQLMRMGSRWSENEIADLTKDRIQKMIDGECDETIKIRTRDKALKLNEIKDFQGLPLWLASYIVYDRHSESGDVMKWETPEDIDYYLKHVFKQHGLRNPIVEVVVVETLKVVKDLWKTYGYFNEIHIELGREMKNPADKRLRMTIQNVENENTNLRIKALLAELANQKDIEGVRPYSPSQQEILRIYEEGVLNMLTKEDPDYDAISKISKMAQPSASDLIKYKCWLEQKYRSPYTGQMIPLARLFTSDYEIEHVIPQSRYFDDSFSNKVICESAVNKDKDNLLAYEYIKQNEGKIIEIGLGKKVKLFTADSYTEFIQSHYAGSVAKKKKLLMDTIPDSFIERQLNDSRYISREIKKLLSSVVREKDEEEAISKNVIVCTGSITDKLKRDWGLNDIWNTIIYPRFERLNRLTNSDKFGQWENKQGKRVFQIEMPLELQKGFNKKRIDHRHHAMDAIVIACATRSHVNYLNNESAHSKSKDKRYDLRRKLRRIEILEKQELKDGVTVTKKIEVAKEFYKPWPTFTQDAHEVLQSIIVSFKQNLRVVNKATNRYECFVNGKKEIVKQSKGESWAIRKPMHKDTVSAAVSLRKTKTVRLSQAIEDWRNIVDKSLRKEIGFLYSKYGEKGSKYIVKFFKDRENKHNGADVTKVDIYYFDNDCAASRVTLDDSFTSSRIESITDTGIQKILLKHLASYNEIKGDKIIEHPELAFSTDGLDTLNVNMTALNDGKFHKPIKKVRTYEIMGNKFTVGQTGNKKTKYVEAAKGTNLFFAVYVSDEGSRSYFTVPLNEVAERQKQGLIPVPEKNSKEEKLLFWLSPGDLVYVPSFDEEGRVIEIDNIIQDRIYKFVSCTDNECHCIPHFVASPILQTTELGSNNKAQRTWSGEMIKEICIKIKTNRLGQIVKL from the coding sequence ATGACTAAAATTTTAGGGCTCGATTTAGGAACAAATAGCATTGGATGGGCTATCGTGCAGAAAGATGACGAGGGATCTTATAAAAATATTATTAATGCAGGAAGTCGCATCATTCCAATGGATGCTGAAACTATGAAAAACTTCAACAATGGAATTACACAAACCCAAACTTCTGAAAGAACAAGGTTACGAGGTGTAAGGCGACTGCTCGAACGATCTTTGTTAAGAAGGGAGCGTATTCATCGTTTATTAAATACTATGAATTTTCTTCCGGTTCATTATGCAGAAAAGATTGATTTCGTTAATAGATTAGGTAAATTTATTGGGGAAGAAGAGCCAAAATATGCTTATAAGAAAGATGAACTTGGAAAGTCTCAATTTATATTTATAAATTCTTTCACTGAAATGCTGAAAGATTTCCAAATGCATCAGCCTGAATTGGTTCAAAACAACAAAAAAGTACCTTACGATTGGACGATTTACTATTTAAGAAAGAAAGCATTGGATAAAGCTATAACTAAAGAAGAGTTAGGCTGGATTATACTCCAATTCAACAATAAAAGAGGTTACTACCAACTAAGAGGCGAAGAAGATGAAACTATAAAGGAAGGGAAAAAAGAGGAATATTTTGCTTTAAAGGTTATTCGGGTCGAAGCTGATAATTCATCTTCCGGAAAAAATGGAGAAATCTGGTATAATGTTTTTCTGGAAAATGGGTGGATTTATAGGCGTACAAGTAAAATACCTTTAGATTGGGTAGGTAAAATAAAAGAATTTATCGTTACCACAGATATTGATGAAAATGGAAATGCGCTAAAAGATAAAGAAGGAAAAGAAAAAAGAAAATTTAGGGCTCCTGCCGAAAATGACTGGACTTTACTCAAAAAGAAAACGGAATCTGATTTGGGTAAAAGTGGTAAAACTGTTGGTTCTTATATATATGATACACTTTTGGAAACTCCTGATCAAAAAATTAAGGGAGGATTGATTCGTACTATAGAACGCAAATTTTATAAATGCGAACTTATAGCTATTTTGAATAAACAAAAAGAGTTCCATCCGGAGCTGAATGATAAAATGATTTACAGTAAATGTGTTGAAGAATTATATCGCAGTAATGAATCTCGCAGGCTTTCTGTGGCTAACTATGATTTTACAAGATTTATAACAGAGGATGTGATTTTTTATCAAAGACCGCTAAAAAGCAAAAAATCGCTGATTGAAAATTGTTCATTCGAAAGGCGTTGTTTTGTGGATCCAGTAACAAAAGAATTAGCTTATTCTCCCATAAAATGCATTGCTAAATCGCATCCTTTATTTCAGGAATTCAGACTTTGGCAGTTTATTAAAAATTTGCGAATTATAGAACGTGAAAAAATGGTGGGTGATACGATGAAGTTTGACCAGGATGTAACTCCTGAATTTTTCCCCACTCAAGAAGAATATGTTTTGCTTTTTGATTGGTTAAACGAACACAAGGAAATTGATCAAAAGGGATTTCTAAAATATCCTGTATTAGGTTTAAAAAAGAATATAGATAAATATCGCTGGAATTATGTTGAAGACAAAGCTTATCCTTGTAATGAAACTCGTTCAGTGTTGAAAACCAGACTAAATAAAGCAGGGAATATTCCTGCTGAGTTCTTTGATAAAGACACAGAAGAATCGTTGTGGCATATTCTCTACTCGGTTGAAGATAAGTATGATATAGAGAAAGCACTAACTTCTTTTGCTATTAAAAAAGAGCTAAACGAAGAGCAAAAGGTAGCTTTTGTTGAACAGTTCAAAAATTTTCCTCCTTTCAAGAAAGAATACGGTTCTTATTCTGCCAAAGCAATTAAGAAATTACTGCAACTTATGCGTATGGGAAGTCGCTGGTCTGAAAATGAGATAGCCGATTTAACAAAGGATCGAATCCAAAAGATGATTGATGGCGAATGTGATGAAACTATTAAAATAAGAACCAGGGATAAAGCTCTAAAGTTAAATGAAATAAAAGATTTTCAGGGCTTGCCTCTATGGCTTGCCAGCTATATTGTGTACGATCGCCATTCTGAATCTGGTGATGTTATGAAATGGGAAACTCCCGAGGATATTGATTATTACTTAAAACATGTGTTCAAACAACACGGACTCCGAAATCCGATAGTAGAGGTTGTTGTTGTGGAGACATTAAAGGTGGTAAAAGACTTGTGGAAAACCTATGGATACTTTAATGAAATACATATAGAGCTGGGGCGGGAAATGAAAAATCCGGCTGATAAGCGTTTAAGGATGACTATTCAAAATGTGGAAAATGAGAATACCAATTTGCGTATAAAAGCCCTTTTAGCAGAATTGGCCAATCAGAAAGACATTGAAGGAGTGAGGCCCTATTCACCGTCTCAGCAGGAAATTCTTAGGATTTACGAAGAAGGTGTTTTAAATATGCTAACAAAGGAAGATCCAGATTATGATGCAATTAGCAAGATATCTAAGATGGCACAGCCTTCAGCATCAGATCTTATAAAATATAAATGTTGGTTGGAACAAAAATATCGGTCACCTTATACGGGGCAGATGATACCATTGGCACGTCTTTTTACTTCCGATTATGAAATAGAACACGTTATTCCCCAATCACGTTATTTTGATGACTCTTTTTCTAATAAAGTAATTTGCGAGTCTGCAGTAAACAAAGACAAGGATAATCTGCTGGCATACGAATATATTAAGCAAAATGAAGGAAAAATAATTGAAATTGGTTTGGGAAAGAAAGTGAAACTTTTTACAGCAGACTCCTATACTGAGTTTATTCAATCTCATTATGCAGGTTCTGTTGCTAAAAAGAAGAAATTATTAATGGATACAATTCCGGATTCTTTTATTGAGAGGCAATTAAATGATAGCAGATATATAAGTCGTGAAATTAAGAAGCTATTGTCCAGTGTGGTAAGAGAAAAAGACGAAGAGGAGGCCATTTCTAAAAATGTAATTGTATGTACCGGATCAATTACTGACAAACTGAAAAGAGATTGGGGGTTAAATGATATCTGGAATACAATTATATACCCACGTTTTGAAAGACTCAATCGGCTAACAAATAGCGATAAATTTGGACAATGGGAGAATAAACAGGGTAAAAGAGTTTTCCAAATTGAAATGCCTTTAGAATTACAGAAAGGATTTAACAAAAAGAGAATTGACCATAGGCATCATGCCATGGATGCAATTGTAATTGCTTGTGCGACGCGGAGTCATGTTAATTACCTGAACAACGAATCAGCTCACTCCAAATCGAAAGACAAACGTTATGATTTAAGAAGAAAACTGAGACGTATAGAGATTTTGGAAAAACAGGAGCTAAAGGATGGTGTAACTGTTACAAAAAAGATTGAGGTTGCGAAAGAGTTTTATAAGCCTTGGCCTACATTTACTCAAGATGCTCATGAAGTTCTTCAGTCTATTATAGTTAGTTTTAAACAAAATCTACGTGTAGTGAATAAAGCGACTAATAGATATGAGTGTTTTGTTAATGGGAAAAAAGAAATTGTAAAACAATCAAAAGGAGAGAGTTGGGCCATCAGAAAACCAATGCATAAGGATACTGTTTCGGCAGCTGTATCTTTACGTAAAACTAAAACGGTGCGACTTAGCCAAGCTATTGAAGATTGGAGAAATATTGTTGATAAGTCATTAAGGAAAGAAATAGGTTTTCTTTACTCAAAATATGGTGAAAAGGGAAGCAAATATATTGTCAAGTTTTTCAAAGATAGAGAAAATAAACACAACGGAGCAGATGTTACAAAAGTTGATATCTATTACTTTGACAATGATTGTGCTGCATCTCGCGTAACACTCGATGATTCGTTTACTTCTTCAAGAATAGAATCTATAACAGATACTGGTATTCAAAAGATATTACTCAAACACCTAGCCTCCTATAATGAGATTAAAGGGGATAAAATTATTGAGCATCCAGAACTTGCATTTTCAACAGATGGCTTAGATACATTAAATGTAAATATGACTGCATTAAATGATGGCAAGTTTCATAAGCCAATCAAAAAAGTAAGGACCTACGAGATAATGGGCAATAAATTTACTGTTGGTCAAACGGGTAATAAAAAAACTAAGTACGTGGAGGCAGCAAAAGGAACCAATCTTTTCTTTGCTGTTTATGTTTCGGATGAAGGTTCAAGAAGCTACTTTACTGTGCCTTTAAACGAAGTGGCAGAAAGACAAAAACAAGGTTTAATTCCTGTTCCGGAAAAGAATAGTAAGGAAGAAAAATTACTTTTTTGGCTTTCACCAGGAGATTTGGTTTATGTTCCTTCATTTGATGAAGAAGGGCGTGTTATAGAGATTGATAATATTATTCAAGATCGAATTTATAAGTTTGTTTCTTGCACAGATAATGAATGTCACTGTATTCCTCACTTCGTTGCATCTCCAATACTACAGACTACTGAACTTGGATCGAATAATAAAGCTCAGCGAACATGGAGTGGAGAAATGATAAAAGAAATCTGTATAAAAATTAAGACAAACAGATTAGGTCAAATTGTTAAGCTATGA